A window of the Lactuca sativa cultivar Salinas chromosome 7, Lsat_Salinas_v11, whole genome shotgun sequence genome harbors these coding sequences:
- the LOC111883859 gene encoding uncharacterized protein LOC111883859 — MLLRNPRSMTKRLFKRSIETFKSYFSEGYQKLPKTPSYNVGFSPTNMYSEFVDQWEAADRIMAVAYENNTDNLKHKKSSMLINQHEVNRRKQHKHEDTTLKGEEKRYMVTRRLKELELLDGNNVDHIHDIQEVLHYYSRLSCPTYREMVDKFMMDIYSEVLSLPSRS; from the exons atgttgctgaggaacccccgaagcat GACCAAAAGGCTGTTCAAAAGAAGCATTGAAACATTCAAGTCCTACTTCTCCGAAGGTTACCAAAAGCTTCCTAAAACCCCATCATACAATGTCGGTTTCAGCCCGACAAATATGTACTCTGAATTCGTCGATCAATGGGAGGCTGCAGACCGTATTATGGCAGTTGCATACGAAAATAATACAGACAACTTGAAGCACAAGAAATCATCTATGTTGATCAATCAACATGAAGTTAATAGAAGGAAGCAACATAAACACGAAGACACAACACTTAAAGGAGAGGAAAAGAGGTATATGGTGACAAGAAGGTTGAAAGAACTGGAACTATTAGATGGAAATAATGTGGATCATATTCATGATATTCAAGAAGTTCTTCATTACTATTCTAGGTTATCATGTCCTACTTATCGTGAAATGGTCGATAAATTTATGATGGATATATACTCAGAGGTCCTTAGTTTACCAAGTCGATCTTGA